A window from Tenacibaculum singaporense encodes these proteins:
- a CDS encoding homocysteine S-methyltransferase family protein: MSNIYQEIQKRILVLDGAMGTMLQEYKFTEEDFRGERFKDYPTPLQGNNDLLSITQPEAVKEVHRKYFAAGADIVETNTFSGTTIAMADYQMEELVYELNYESARIAKEVADEFTAKEPHKPRFVAGSIGPTNRTASMSPDVNDPGYRAVTFDELRIAYKQQVEALIDGGSDILLVETVFDTLNAKAALFAIEEVKAERNIEIPIMVSGTITDASGRTLSGQTAEAFLISISHIPLLSVGFNCALGANLLQPHLEAIASKTEFAISAHPNAGLPNAFGEYDETPEETAEQIEEYLKKNLINIIGGCCGTTPKHISAIAAIAAKYKPRKAEFVAAVQNS, encoded by the coding sequence ATGTCAAACATTTATCAAGAAATACAAAAACGTATCCTCGTACTCGATGGCGCTATGGGAACCATGCTTCAGGAATATAAATTTACTGAAGAAGATTTTCGTGGAGAACGTTTTAAAGACTACCCAACACCGTTGCAAGGAAACAATGATTTGTTGTCCATTACGCAACCCGAAGCCGTAAAAGAAGTACATAGAAAATACTTTGCGGCAGGAGCAGACATTGTAGAAACCAACACCTTTTCAGGAACTACCATTGCCATGGCAGATTACCAAATGGAAGAGTTGGTATACGAGTTAAATTACGAGTCTGCTAGAATAGCCAAAGAGGTGGCCGATGAATTTACAGCGAAAGAACCACATAAACCTCGTTTTGTAGCAGGCTCTATCGGACCTACCAACCGTACCGCAAGCATGTCACCTGATGTAAACGATCCAGGGTATAGAGCGGTAACTTTCGACGAATTACGCATTGCCTACAAACAACAAGTAGAAGCCTTAATTGATGGTGGTTCAGATATTTTGTTGGTAGAAACGGTGTTTGATACCCTAAATGCCAAAGCCGCTTTATTTGCCATTGAAGAGGTAAAAGCGGAACGAAATATAGAAATTCCTATCATGGTTTCAGGAACCATTACCGATGCTTCAGGTAGAACATTATCAGGACAAACAGCAGAGGCTTTTCTGATTTCAATATCACATATTCCGTTGCTATCTGTAGGATTCAACTGTGCTTTAGGAGCCAATTTATTACAACCTCACTTAGAAGCAATTGCCTCTAAAACAGAGTTTGCTATTTCTGCACATCCAAATGCTGGATTGCCTAATGCCTTTGGAGAGTATGATGAAACTCCAGAAGAAACAGCGGAGCAAATAGAAGAATATTTAAAGAAAAACTTAATTAACATTATAGGAGGGTGCTGTGGTACCACGCCTAAACATATTTCAGCTATCGCAGCAATAGCAGCGAAGTACAAACCACGAAAAGCTGAATTTGTTGCAGCAGTACAAAATAGTTAG